GACGAAGAGGCCACGGTCGTCGAGAACTAAACCCGTTCCGACACCGGCGACCCGGGCGGCTATCCAGCGATAGCGGCCCGGGTCGCGGCCTTTTGCGGGGTGGCCTCTATGCCGGGCCTGCCGGGGCCGCCCCCGTGAGCCTGCCGGAGTCGTCAGCCCACCAGCACCGCGTACCGCGGTTTGATCACGTCGTCGATGATCGCCAGCCGCTCATCGAACGGGATGAACGCCGACTTCATCGCGTTGATCGTGAAACGCTCCAGATCACTCCAGCCGTAACCGAACGTCTCGGCCAGCACCAGCATCTCCTTGCTCATGGTGGTGTCGCTCATCAGCCGGTTGTCGGTGTTGACCGTGACCCGGAAACGGGCGCGCGCCAACAGGTCAAACGGATGCGCGGCGATGCTGGCCACCGCCCCGGTCTGCACGTTGGAACTCGGGCACATCTCCAGCGGGATCCGCTTGTCGCGCAGGATCGAGGCCAACCGTCCCAGCCGCACCACCCGGCGCCCGGTGCCGTCGGTCTCCCCGGTGACGTCGATGTCGTCGGTGATCCGCACCCCGTGCCCGAGCCGATCGGCACCGCAGAACGCGATCGCCTCGTGGATCGACGGCAATCCGAACGCCTCCCCGGCGTGGATGGTGAACCGCGCATTGTGGTCGCGCATGTATTCGAAGGCGTCCAGGTGCCGGCTCGGCGGGTGGCCGGCCTCCGCACCGGCGATGTCGAAGCCGACCACCCCCTGATCGCGGAACCGGATCGCCAGTTCGGCGATCTCCCGCGACAGCGCGGCGTGGCGCATGGCGGTGACCAGGCAGCGCACGGTGATCGGGCGCCCGATTGCCGCGGCGGCCCGCTCGCCGTCGACGAACCCGGCCAGCACCGCCTCGACCACCGCGTCGAACGACAGACCCGCGTCGATGTGCAGTTCGGGGGCGAAGCGCACCTCGGCGTAGACCACCGAGTCGTCGGCCAGGTCGAGCACACACTCGTAGGCCACCCGGTGCAGCGCCTCCGGGGTCTGCATCACCGCCACCGTGTGCGAGAACGGTTCCAGATAGCGCTCCAGCGAGCCGCTGTGTGACCGGGTGCGAAACCAGTCGGCCAACGCGGCCTCGTCGGTGACCGGCAACCCGCGGTAGCCGGTCTGCTCGGCGATCTCCAGCACGGTGCCCGGCCGCAGCCCGCCGTCGAGATGGTCGTGCAACAGCGCCTTGGGGGCCTGCCGGACGGTCGCCAGCGTCAACGGGATGCTCATGGCGCCATCCGATCAAGGATCAACGGACCGGCCGGCGCCGGGGCGTCCCCGACCTGCCAGCCGCCTTCCAGTTCGGCCATGGCCGCAGGGTAGCGCTCCGGGGTGTCGGTATA
This sequence is a window from Mycolicibacillus parakoreensis. Protein-coding genes within it:
- a CDS encoding adenosine deaminase is translated as MSIPLTLATVRQAPKALLHDHLDGGLRPGTVLEIAEQTGYRGLPVTDEAALADWFRTRSHSGSLERYLEPFSHTVAVMQTPEALHRVAYECVLDLADDSVVYAEVRFAPELHIDAGLSFDAVVEAVLAGFVDGERAAAAIGRPITVRCLVTAMRHAALSREIAELAIRFRDQGVVGFDIAGAEAGHPPSRHLDAFEYMRDHNARFTIHAGEAFGLPSIHEAIAFCGADRLGHGVRITDDIDVTGETDGTGRRVVRLGRLASILRDKRIPLEMCPSSNVQTGAVASIAAHPFDLLARARFRVTVNTDNRLMSDTTMSKEMLVLAETFGYGWSDLERFTINAMKSAFIPFDERLAIIDDVIKPRYAVLVG